A window from Nevskia ramosa DSM 11499 encodes these proteins:
- a CDS encoding OmpA family protein yields MARNPLKAAKRTLLTLAALAVPGAALAGQGFYLGIEGGANFLKDQKFKLYSFDPPLGIGAVDDGTQISKVGFDTNYIGGLLTGYAFTSGLRMELEVARRHNEFDKIDLIDGSPSQRVEGKENADIAMGNLWLDFFPSGWVHPYIGGGIGAARVDIRHPGVDSVGLFADGSNLQGDFDVVLAYQGGAGIRFDLTKHMTASLDYRFLRSERGKFNLLENNPDSHVETRYQSQAALLSIRYHFGEEHEPAVAPVEPVQIVEVIQPPAPPPPIAPPPPPPCEAPLVGQAMDLQGCKIGDVIVLRGVKFMFDKSVLTLNAKALLDGVAEALTRRPDIKVAILGHTDSKGSDSYNQRLSDQRAQSARQYLIERGVAAGRMTAMGFGETMPIADNATDEGREENRRVELKVTERGPEGGDPVVESTP; encoded by the coding sequence ATGGCGCGGAATCCCCTCAAGGCTGCGAAACGAACGCTTCTGACCCTCGCAGCGCTCGCCGTTCCGGGGGCCGCGCTGGCCGGACAGGGCTTCTACCTGGGCATCGAGGGCGGCGCCAACTTTCTCAAGGATCAGAAGTTCAAGCTCTACAGCTTCGATCCGCCGCTCGGCATCGGTGCTGTCGACGACGGCACGCAGATCAGCAAGGTTGGCTTCGACACCAACTACATCGGCGGCCTGCTCACCGGGTACGCGTTCACCAGCGGCCTGCGGATGGAGCTGGAAGTGGCGCGTCGGCACAACGAGTTCGACAAGATCGACCTGATCGACGGCAGCCCCTCGCAGCGAGTCGAAGGCAAGGAAAACGCCGACATCGCCATGGGTAACCTGTGGCTCGATTTCTTTCCGTCCGGCTGGGTTCATCCGTACATCGGCGGCGGCATCGGCGCGGCGCGCGTCGATATTCGTCATCCCGGTGTCGACAGCGTCGGCCTGTTCGCGGATGGCTCCAACCTGCAGGGCGATTTCGATGTCGTGCTCGCCTACCAGGGCGGCGCCGGCATCCGCTTCGATCTGACCAAGCATATGACGGCTTCGCTGGACTACCGCTTCCTGCGTAGCGAGCGCGGCAAGTTCAACCTGCTGGAAAACAACCCGGACAGCCACGTCGAAACCCGTTACCAATCGCAGGCCGCGCTGCTGTCGATCCGCTATCACTTCGGGGAAGAGCACGAGCCCGCGGTCGCGCCGGTGGAACCGGTGCAGATCGTCGAAGTGATCCAGCCGCCGGCCCCGCCGCCGCCGATTGCGCCACCGCCACCACCGCCCTGCGAAGCGCCGCTGGTGGGTCAGGCGATGGATCTGCAGGGCTGCAAGATCGGTGACGTGATCGTGCTGCGCGGCGTCAAGTTCATGTTCGACAAATCGGTGCTGACACTCAACGCCAAGGCGCTGCTCGATGGCGTTGCCGAAGCGCTGACCCGGCGTCCGGACATCAAGGTCGCGATCCTCGGCCATACCGACAGCAAGGGTTCCGACAGCTACAACCAGCGGCTGTCAGACCAACGCGCTCAATCGGCGCGCCAGTATCTGATCGAGCGTGGCGTCGCCGCCGGCAGGATGACCGCGATGGGCTTCGGTGAAACCATGCCGATCGCCGACAACGCCACTGACGAAGGCCGCGAAGAGAATCGCCGTGTCGAGCTGAAGGTCACCGAACGCGGCCCCGAGGGCGGTGATCCGGTCGTCGAGAGCACGCCTTAG
- a CDS encoding YceH family protein, protein MSQILLSPNEARVLAALVEKSITTPQYYPMTVNALMMASNQKNSRSPVMNLTEGDTGAALNTLEADKLVTRDDNAGRVPKWRHRFHHQLLLKAPTMAVLATLMLRGPQTPAELRANAAVLNGPPDAEGIQAALNDLADRASPFVMQLGKQPGQAAARWIHLLSGTPSAAEINEAVSRPMRAPALEPASSRSDLEARLAQLEARIDELEQRLTAAGG, encoded by the coding sequence ATGAGCCAGATCCTGCTATCCCCGAACGAAGCCCGCGTGCTCGCGGCGCTGGTCGAGAAATCGATCACCACGCCGCAGTACTACCCGATGACCGTCAACGCGCTGATGATGGCGTCGAACCAGAAGAACTCCCGTTCGCCGGTGATGAACCTCACCGAAGGCGATACCGGTGCGGCGTTGAACACGCTCGAAGCCGACAAGCTGGTGACCCGTGACGACAACGCCGGCCGCGTGCCGAAGTGGCGTCATCGCTTTCATCATCAGCTGCTGCTGAAAGCGCCGACCATGGCGGTGCTGGCCACCTTGATGCTGCGCGGCCCGCAAACTCCGGCCGAGCTGCGCGCCAATGCCGCTGTCCTCAATGGCCCGCCGGACGCTGAAGGTATTCAGGCCGCGCTCAACGATCTCGCCGATCGCGCCAGCCCGTTCGTGATGCAGCTGGGCAAGCAGCCGGGACAGGCTGCGGCTCGCTGGATCCATCTGCTCAGCGGCACGCCGTCCGCCGCCGAGATCAACGAAGCGGTGTCCCGCCCGATGCGCGCCCCAGCGCTGGAACCGGCCTCATCGCGCAGCGATCTGGAAGCCCGGCTCGCCCAGCTGGAAGCGCGCATCGACGAACTCGAACAAAGGCTCACCGCCGCCGGCGGCTAA